One window of Thermocoleostomius sinensis A174 genomic DNA carries:
- a CDS encoding ABC transporter ATP-binding protein → MSDRVPLLQVEDVYAGYVKDLDILQGVNFKLYPGELVVVIGPNGAGKSTLAKTVFGLLTPHQGSIRFNGNDIVGLRPNQIVQRGMCYVPQIANVFPSLTVEENLEMGAFIRSGSLKQAKDRIFDLFPRLLERRRQRAGTLSGGERQQLAMGRALMLQPSLLILDEPSAALSPVLVNSVFELIQRINQEGISIILVEQNARKALAMADRGYVLEAGRDRFEGPGLALLNDPKVGELYLGGGRTLGNA, encoded by the coding sequence ATGTCCGATCGTGTTCCTCTATTACAGGTTGAAGATGTTTATGCGGGGTATGTCAAGGATTTGGATATCCTCCAGGGAGTTAATTTCAAGCTCTATCCCGGCGAGTTAGTCGTTGTGATTGGGCCGAATGGAGCGGGGAAGTCCACGCTGGCGAAGACAGTGTTTGGGCTACTGACACCCCATCAAGGCAGCATCCGCTTCAATGGCAACGATATTGTGGGGCTGAGACCAAACCAAATTGTGCAACGGGGCATGTGCTATGTGCCGCAAATCGCTAATGTGTTTCCATCCCTCACCGTGGAAGAAAACTTAGAGATGGGAGCGTTTATTCGCAGTGGTTCGCTGAAACAAGCAAAAGATCGCATTTTTGATCTGTTTCCCCGCTTGTTGGAACGACGCCGTCAACGCGCAGGGACGCTATCCGGAGGAGAACGGCAACAACTGGCAATGGGGCGGGCGCTGATGCTGCAACCGAGTTTGCTAATTTTAGATGAACCGTCGGCGGCCCTGTCTCCGGTACTGGTGAATAGCGTATTTGAATTGATTCAGCGCATCAACCAAGAGGGAATTTCGATTATTTTGGTAGAGCAGAATGCTCGCAAAGCGTTGGCAATGGCCGATCGCGGCTATGTTTTGGAAGCCGGACGCGATCGATTTGAAGGTCCAGGGCTAGCGTTGCTAAATGACCCTAAGGTGGGAGAACTGTATTTGGGGGGCGGGCGCACGTTAGGCAACGCTTAA
- a CDS encoding indolepyruvate ferredoxin oxidoreductase subunit alpha yields the protein MPHTIVTNTCEGVADCVDACPVACIHDGPGKNTKGTDWYWIDFATCIDCGICLQVCPVEGAIVPEERPDLQNTP from the coding sequence ATGCCACATACGATCGTTACAAACACTTGTGAGGGCGTTGCCGATTGCGTAGATGCCTGCCCCGTTGCTTGCATTCACGACGGCCCGGGCAAAAACACTAAAGGTACAGATTGGTACTGGATTGACTTTGCCACCTGCATTGACTGTGGTATTTGCTTGCAAGTCTGCCCCGTTGAAGGAGCGATCGTTCCGGAAGAACGCCCAGACCTGCAAAATACACCTTGA
- a CDS encoding cupin domain-containing protein: MSIDENLSATTAPASEQIPEHTAPEKFAKNLPEIITVRPDAETLTRQHLPYFVGISQATAGAKGIAMNLVIIPPGGSAKPHFHRDYETAIYLVKGRVETRYGHGLKQTIINEPGDFIFIPPGVPHQPFNLSDTEPAHAIVARNDPNEQENVVLYDATAKIEIDS; encoded by the coding sequence ATGTCTATTGATGAAAATCTATCTGCCACTACTGCCCCTGCATCCGAACAAATACCTGAGCACACTGCACCGGAAAAATTTGCGAAAAATCTGCCAGAAATCATTACTGTTCGTCCTGACGCCGAGACTTTAACTCGTCAACACTTACCCTATTTTGTTGGTATTTCGCAGGCAACTGCTGGAGCTAAGGGCATTGCGATGAATCTGGTCATCATTCCACCGGGTGGTTCGGCGAAGCCGCATTTCCACCGAGATTATGAAACTGCGATTTATCTAGTGAAGGGACGGGTGGAAACCCGCTATGGGCACGGATTGAAGCAAACTATCATCAATGAACCAGGTGATTTTATTTTTATTCCTCCGGGCGTTCCACATCAGCCGTTTAATTTAAGTGACACGGAGCCAGCCCACGCGATCGTGGCTCGCAATGATCCCAATGAACAAGAAAATGTTGTGTTGTATGATGCAACTGCAAAGATTGAAATAGATTCATGA
- a CDS encoding rhomboid family intramembrane serine protease gives MVPLRDDNPVSITPIVTYAIIAINIVVFVYELSLSPQQLESLFQTYALVPQDLTVALQSGDAGQIIAQSLTLITSQFLHGGFLHIGGNMLFLWVFGNNIEDQLGHVRFLIFYLLCGALAGLAQWFFSIDSPIPTLGASGAIAGVLGAYILRFPRARILTLVPLGFFLTTFRIPAIFFLGFWFFQQALYSIASLQATADMGSGGVAYWAHAGGFVFGAILGPIFGLFSSKTPYS, from the coding sequence GTGGTTCCCCTACGCGATGACAATCCAGTCAGCATTACACCGATCGTTACCTACGCCATCATTGCTATTAACATCGTTGTGTTTGTGTATGAACTTAGCCTGTCGCCTCAGCAACTTGAAAGTTTGTTTCAAACCTATGCGCTTGTACCCCAAGATCTGACCGTCGCGCTGCAAAGTGGGGACGCTGGACAAATTATCGCGCAATCGCTGACCTTAATTACCTCTCAATTTTTGCACGGAGGTTTTTTGCATATTGGCGGCAACATGCTGTTTTTGTGGGTATTTGGTAACAATATCGAGGATCAGTTAGGACATGTTCGATTTCTAATTTTTTACTTGCTGTGTGGGGCGTTAGCCGGCCTAGCACAGTGGTTTTTCTCGATAGACTCTCCGATTCCCACCCTGGGAGCTAGTGGTGCGATCGCTGGGGTCTTGGGAGCCTATATCCTTCGCTTTCCGCGAGCTAGAATTTTAACCCTTGTGCCGTTGGGATTCTTTCTCACCACCTTTCGCATTCCAGCGATTTTCTTTCTGGGCTTTTGGTTTTTTCAACAAGCACTCTACAGCATCGCGAGTTTGCAAGCCACAGCCGATATGGGAAGTGGTGGTGTGGCCTATTGGGCCCATGCTGGTGGCTTTGTATTTGGAGCCATTCTCGGCCCCATATTTGGGTTGTTCTCCTCTAAAACTCCCTATTCTTAG
- the chlP gene encoding geranylgeranyl reductase, which produces MTLRVAVVGSGPAGSSAAETLAKAGIETYLIERKLDNAKPCGGAIPLCMVGEFDLPPEIIDRRVRKMKMISPSNIEVNIGSTLKDDEYIGMCRREVLDGFLRNRAAQCGAKLINGTVHGLDIPSNGTGAYTLHYADHSDGSLEGVAKSLQVDLVIGADGANSRIAKAIDAGDYNYAIAFQERIRLPEDKMAYYEELAEMYVGDDVSPDFYAWVFPKYDHVAVGTGTMKVNKALIKNLQAGIRTRAAKRLEGGEIIKVEAHPIPEHPRPRRVVGRVALVGDAAGYVTKSSGEGIYFAAKSGRMCAETIVELSNNGQRIPTEDDLKVYLKRWDRKYGATYKVLDLLQTVFYRSDATREAFVEMCADIDVQKLTFDSYLYKTVVPANPLVQLKITAKTIGSLLRGNALAP; this is translated from the coding sequence TTGACACTACGGGTTGCTGTTGTTGGATCAGGTCCGGCAGGGTCTTCGGCTGCCGAGACATTAGCAAAAGCTGGAATTGAAACGTATTTAATTGAACGGAAGTTAGATAATGCCAAGCCTTGTGGTGGGGCAATCCCGCTTTGCATGGTGGGCGAGTTTGACCTTCCTCCAGAAATCATCGATCGGCGGGTTCGCAAGATGAAGATGATCTCGCCGTCGAATATTGAGGTCAATATCGGCAGCACACTAAAGGATGACGAATATATTGGTATGTGCCGTCGCGAGGTGTTGGACGGTTTCTTGCGCAATCGAGCGGCACAGTGTGGAGCCAAACTAATTAATGGCACAGTGCATGGGCTAGATATTCCGTCTAACGGCACAGGAGCCTATACCTTACACTATGCCGATCATTCAGATGGCAGCTTGGAGGGTGTAGCCAAGTCTCTGCAAGTAGATCTAGTGATTGGCGCGGATGGGGCAAATTCTCGCATAGCCAAAGCGATCGATGCTGGTGACTATAACTACGCGATTGCCTTCCAAGAGCGGATTCGGTTGCCGGAAGACAAAATGGCCTACTACGAAGAACTAGCCGAGATGTATGTGGGCGATGATGTCTCTCCCGACTTCTATGCCTGGGTCTTTCCCAAATACGATCACGTGGCGGTTGGCACCGGCACCATGAAGGTGAACAAAGCCTTGATTAAGAACCTGCAAGCGGGTATCCGAACCCGAGCAGCCAAGCGCCTTGAGGGGGGCGAAATCATCAAAGTAGAAGCGCATCCCATTCCTGAGCATCCTAGACCGCGCCGAGTAGTGGGGCGGGTGGCCCTAGTGGGTGATGCGGCTGGTTATGTCACCAAGTCTTCAGGAGAAGGAATTTACTTTGCGGCCAAGTCGGGTCGCATGTGTGCCGAAACGATCGTGGAATTATCCAACAACGGTCAACGAATTCCCACCGAAGACGATTTGAAAGTTTACCTGAAGCGCTGGGATCGCAAATATGGCGCAACCTATAAGGTACTCGATCTGTTACAAACAGTGTTTTATCGATCGGATGCCACCCGTGAAGCCTTTGTGGAAATGTGCGCCGATATTGACGTACAAAAGCTGACGTTTGATAGCTATTTGTACAAAACAGTGGTGCCTGCCAATCCATTGGTGCAGCTAAAGATTACTGCCAAGACGATCGGTAGTCTGTTACGCGGTAATGCGTTGGCTCCATAG
- a CDS encoding DNA double-strand break repair nuclease NurA has protein sequence MTLKLSQIQEILNTKRAEFTAFSQETRQLLQQYRHALTHISAQGEPDLLKRLEAISTDRGASLLESLGKANHGVIPFKLTWQNREQSLSWVRDRLTGITTFAVDGSQIYPGKDLSIPVALVQIGWFENLHLPTGGYEKDVMVDILTPRDLQAGHSGEPVDRRVNMRRFQLETQRLVEYMQAHAHAEDCLVFLDGSLVATFAEAFDAKGRQFYVECLLDLLRTSEACRVPLIAYIDTSYAQDLTVMLRSVFELPESNSIHDAQLLNKFMEWGDRTPVFLCERTGILEDYREQRHQIAFTYLKTTREGLPARLEMPVWMVEANIIDRVLDWVRGEVIIGSGYPYVIETADQTAVLQADDRQAFYRILQDWAENQGLDLRFSRKMVSKVRRR, from the coding sequence ATGACCTTGAAACTTTCGCAAATCCAAGAAATTTTGAATACAAAACGGGCTGAATTTACAGCCTTCAGCCAAGAAACGCGGCAGTTGTTGCAGCAATATCGTCATGCGTTAACCCATATATCGGCTCAAGGAGAGCCAGACTTGTTGAAGCGACTAGAAGCAATATCGACGGATCGAGGGGCTAGTTTGTTGGAGTCGTTGGGTAAGGCCAATCATGGTGTAATTCCCTTTAAGCTCACCTGGCAAAATCGCGAACAAAGCTTGTCGTGGGTGCGCGATCGCTTGACAGGCATTACCACCTTTGCGGTAGATGGTTCGCAAATCTACCCCGGCAAAGATTTGTCGATTCCGGTGGCGCTGGTGCAAATTGGTTGGTTTGAGAATTTGCATTTACCGACAGGCGGGTACGAAAAAGACGTGATGGTGGATATCTTGACGCCAAGAGATTTGCAAGCGGGTCACAGTGGAGAACCAGTCGATCGGCGGGTGAACATGCGGCGGTTTCAGTTAGAAACTCAGCGGTTGGTGGAATATATGCAGGCTCACGCCCACGCCGAAGATTGCCTGGTATTTCTAGACGGATCGCTAGTCGCCACCTTTGCCGAAGCGTTTGATGCCAAGGGGCGCCAGTTTTATGTCGAATGTTTGTTAGATCTGCTGCGCACCAGCGAAGCTTGTCGGGTTCCCCTAATTGCCTATATCGATACCTCCTATGCGCAAGATTTGACCGTGATGCTGCGATCGGTGTTTGAGTTGCCCGAATCAAACTCGATTCACGATGCTCAACTGCTCAACAAATTCATGGAGTGGGGCGATCGAACCCCCGTATTTTTGTGTGAGCGGACAGGCATTCTGGAAGACTACAGAGAACAGCGCCACCAAATTGCCTTTACTTACCTGAAAACCACCCGCGAAGGGCTGCCTGCCCGCTTGGAAATGCCTGTTTGGATGGTGGAAGCCAACATCATCGATCGGGTTCTGGACTGGGTACGCGGCGAGGTGATCATTGGCAGTGGCTACCCCTATGTGATTGAAACGGCTGACCAAACCGCTGTGCTGCAAGCCGACGATCGCCAAGCGTTTTATCGCATTCTGCAAGACTGGGCTGAAAACCAAGGCTTAGATCTGCGCTTTTCTCGCAAAATGGTCAGCAAAGTGCGACGACGGTAG
- a CDS encoding ABC1 kinase family protein encodes MTAIVSSRQREIVEVFVRYGWDYMRQLLTLGKGDEPEIPTPEILCNILTDLGPVYVKLGQLLSTRPDLLPPAYVEALSHLQSDVPPVGWTEIEIVIRNQFSQPIDQIFETIDEQAVAAGSIAQVHRATLKSGEPVAIKVQRPGIEAIVARDIAIFNQIAGLLSATDFGKRYNVVSLADEFGRSLQNELDFTQEAQYTEQLRKNLSTSRWFDPEQIIVPKIYHDLSNKKILVLEWLDGVPILKAKLDGKNYGGDSDAERHAISTLLFRAFFQQYLIDGFFHADPHPGNLFYLRDGRIGVLDCGMTGVLNPRMQSVIVELVLAIMDLDADRCTQLTLQLADPMDMRRPINLAQMRADYDRLLRRYYNLSLSNLNIGEAFGQILEAARLNNLRLPSNIGLLTKSIVNLEGAGREFDPAVNAMEEVRPLMTDLFRRQLVGEDPARSILRTALEFKQLSLESPRQVGFLLDRLSSETLKLNLVLQDLNAMRRTIDDAASRRSISTVASALIIGAAIISTGQQTSQSQLIGNGFFVAASLLGLWLIFTTWRSSRRSRS; translated from the coding sequence ATGACTGCGATCGTCAGTTCTCGTCAGCGTGAGATTGTTGAGGTTTTTGTTCGTTATGGTTGGGACTACATGCGCCAACTGCTGACCTTGGGCAAAGGCGATGAACCCGAAATTCCCACGCCCGAAATTCTGTGCAACATTTTGACCGATCTGGGCCCAGTGTATGTCAAGTTAGGGCAGTTGCTCAGTACGCGCCCAGACTTACTGCCGCCTGCTTACGTGGAAGCACTGAGTCATTTGCAGTCGGATGTGCCCCCCGTCGGTTGGACAGAAATTGAGATTGTGATTCGGAATCAGTTTTCGCAGCCGATCGACCAAATCTTTGAAACGATCGATGAACAAGCCGTAGCGGCCGGTTCAATTGCGCAGGTGCATCGCGCCACACTGAAATCGGGCGAACCTGTGGCGATTAAGGTACAGCGACCGGGCATTGAGGCGATCGTGGCTCGCGATATTGCCATCTTCAACCAAATTGCTGGATTATTATCGGCCACGGATTTTGGTAAACGCTACAATGTCGTGTCCCTAGCGGATGAATTTGGGCGTTCCTTACAAAATGAATTAGATTTTACCCAAGAAGCTCAATATACGGAACAACTTCGAAAGAATTTATCGACTAGCCGCTGGTTTGATCCAGAGCAAATCATTGTACCCAAAATCTATCACGATTTATCAAACAAAAAAATCCTGGTGCTGGAATGGCTGGATGGCGTTCCAATTCTCAAAGCAAAACTTGACGGAAAGAATTATGGAGGAGATAGTGACGCCGAACGCCATGCCATCTCTACTTTGTTGTTTCGCGCCTTTTTTCAGCAGTATTTGATTGATGGCTTCTTTCATGCTGATCCGCACCCAGGCAATTTGTTTTATCTCCGTGATGGCCGCATTGGCGTACTCGATTGTGGCATGACCGGTGTGCTGAATCCGCGAATGCAATCGGTGATTGTGGAACTGGTTTTGGCAATTATGGATCTAGATGCCGATCGCTGCACCCAATTAACGCTACAACTAGCTGACCCAATGGACATGCGGCGACCGATCAACTTGGCACAAATGCGAGCGGATTATGATCGGCTATTACGACGCTATTACAACTTGAGTTTGTCAAACTTGAACATTGGCGAAGCATTTGGGCAAATTTTGGAAGCAGCACGGCTCAACAATTTGCGATTGCCCAGCAATATTGGACTGTTAACCAAATCGATCGTCAATTTAGAAGGAGCCGGACGCGAGTTTGATCCGGCTGTTAATGCTATGGAAGAAGTGCGGCCGTTGATGACCGATTTGTTTCGGCGACAACTAGTGGGCGAAGATCCGGCTCGATCGATTCTGCGAACGGCGCTGGAATTTAAGCAGCTTTCCCTGGAATCGCCGCGTCAGGTGGGGTTTTTGCTTGATCGCCTCAGTTCCGAAACTCTGAAGCTGAATCTGGTGCTGCAAGATTTAAACGCCATGCGCCGCACGATCGATGATGCTGCCAGCCGTCGATCGATTAGCACTGTAGCCAGTGCCCTGATTATCGGAGCCGCTATCATTTCCACCGGACAACAAACGTCACAATCGCAACTCATTGGCAATGGATTTTTCGTAGCGGCTAGCCTGCTGGGACTGTGGTTGATTTTTACCACATGGCGATCGTCCCGTCGCAGCCGATCGTGA
- a CDS encoding DUF1822 family protein, producing the protein MISPVFAAEPTDIYLTPSPTAWQQVAPLCSRSSRRWMAQIHQLCLDAVLQWLRTDYPRAIATPINQVSYWEFVDGCAVELDRTTHPLRLVFIPSTALDTSELRVAQEWVDLPSWVGHCYLPVQVEPDDGWMRVWGFVTHRRLKQQGVYDAGDRTYAVTAEQLIQDMNVLWEAYELCPQELAQVPLAALPPLSLAQAENLIARLGSPEIVLPQFELPFAQWGALLEHGGWRQRLYQRRVGLPEQWSVRQWLTVQVSQLAEQAGWERIEVGSMAGARGSGDRTSSVLLSRSLHIAEQSYQLQIFPEGAMEQNIWRFELRRLPTSAETDSPSIPQGTKLRLLTEDLQPFDNNEATAQTTVDRLYIVVALTPGEGLVWEVEPTPEGYQREILRF; encoded by the coding sequence ATGATATCTCCCGTGTTTGCAGCAGAACCCACCGACATTTATCTGACGCCCTCCCCAACAGCATGGCAGCAGGTAGCTCCATTATGCTCTCGATCGAGTCGTCGTTGGATGGCTCAGATCCATCAACTTTGCCTAGATGCCGTTTTGCAATGGCTACGGACAGACTATCCGCGGGCGATCGCAACTCCTATCAACCAAGTCAGCTATTGGGAATTTGTGGATGGCTGCGCCGTCGAGTTGGATCGCACTACCCATCCGTTGCGGCTGGTGTTCATTCCCAGTACCGCCCTCGACACTAGCGAGTTGCGGGTGGCACAGGAATGGGTCGATCTTCCCAGTTGGGTCGGGCATTGTTACTTACCAGTACAAGTGGAGCCGGATGACGGTTGGATGCGGGTTTGGGGATTTGTCACTCATCGGCGATTAAAGCAGCAAGGGGTCTATGATGCGGGCGATCGCACCTATGCAGTTACTGCCGAGCAACTGATTCAGGATATGAATGTGTTGTGGGAAGCCTATGAGTTATGCCCCCAAGAATTGGCGCAAGTTCCCTTGGCTGCCTTACCGCCTCTATCCTTGGCTCAAGCCGAGAATTTGATTGCACGCTTGGGGTCTCCAGAAATCGTGTTACCACAGTTTGAACTTCCCTTTGCCCAGTGGGGAGCATTGTTGGAGCATGGAGGCTGGCGACAACGGCTGTATCAACGACGGGTGGGCTTGCCAGAACAGTGGTCAGTGCGGCAATGGCTAACGGTTCAGGTGTCGCAACTGGCAGAGCAGGCTGGTTGGGAGCGGATTGAAGTTGGCTCGATGGCAGGGGCACGCGGCAGCGGCGATCGAACCTCCTCGGTCTTGCTCTCGCGATCGCTCCACATTGCCGAGCAATCCTATCAATTGCAAATTTTTCCGGAAGGGGCAATGGAGCAGAATATCTGGCGATTTGAATTGCGGCGATTGCCCACTTCAGCAGAAACGGACTCTCCGTCTATTCCTCAAGGTACAAAATTGCGATTACTGACCGAAGATTTGCAGCCATTTGACAATAACGAAGCGACGGCTCAGACAACGGTCGATCGGCTGTACATCGTAGTAGCACTGACTCCTGGCGAAGGCTTGGTGTGGGAAGTGGAACCAACACCAGAGGGTTATCAGCGCGAGATTTTACGGTTTTGA
- a CDS encoding sigma-70 family RNA polymerase sigma factor codes for MSLPFKLVLQLNVAVSTSHCGMRPRQGLVELFSTFLAFDADRVQGWVADARLRRRMERCLTESASPPTSDAFWGVYWHKAWQTQTDRLARDHLAAYVQEVCYWVAHKATAYLERSPDTISDCFQTTIAQLDKVLQGFDAKRHFSFKSYANLKFNSLLKDTLRQRRVVDICTPWALLLKLSKRRLVEALQTAGVSADTTQRYVLAWDCFKALYAPAAPATSTRKLSKPNRTTWDAITTLYHQRAAQLTDRSRVSPDTLEQWLMTCATAARQYLYPTWVSMNAPKPRQEDSEFLDALGQLDTDTTLAGLEAQETRLQADQVSQVLQVAIDQLEPSAQTLLHLYYVQGLTQQQIAQQLGVQQYTICRQISRIKRSLQRRLLEWSQETLHNSANLDVLESVSTALDEWLSVHLASSLG; via the coding sequence TTGTCTCTGCCTTTTAAACTGGTGTTACAGTTGAATGTTGCTGTGTCTACTTCCCATTGCGGTATGCGCCCCCGCCAAGGTTTGGTTGAGTTATTTTCCACCTTTCTAGCTTTTGATGCCGATCGCGTTCAGGGATGGGTCGCTGATGCAAGGTTGCGGCGTCGAATGGAACGCTGTTTGACTGAATCAGCCTCGCCTCCTACGTCCGATGCTTTCTGGGGAGTGTACTGGCACAAAGCCTGGCAAACCCAAACCGATCGCCTGGCCCGTGATCATTTGGCTGCCTATGTGCAAGAGGTTTGCTATTGGGTTGCCCACAAAGCAACCGCCTATTTAGAGCGATCGCCTGATACAATCTCTGACTGTTTTCAAACCACGATCGCACAACTCGACAAAGTATTGCAGGGGTTTGATGCTAAGCGCCATTTTTCCTTCAAAAGCTACGCTAATCTTAAGTTCAACAGCCTGCTGAAAGACACCCTGCGGCAGCGGCGAGTGGTTGACATTTGCACCCCTTGGGCGCTGTTGCTGAAACTAAGCAAACGTCGCTTGGTGGAGGCGCTACAAACCGCAGGAGTATCGGCTGACACAACACAGCGCTATGTGTTGGCGTGGGACTGTTTCAAGGCACTGTATGCCCCGGCTGCTCCTGCAACCAGTACGCGCAAACTTTCTAAGCCCAATCGCACCACCTGGGACGCCATCACCACCCTTTATCATCAACGAGCAGCCCAGTTGACCGATCGATCGCGGGTCTCGCCCGATACCCTCGAGCAGTGGTTGATGACTTGTGCGACTGCCGCCCGACAGTATCTTTATCCCACTTGGGTGTCGATGAATGCTCCCAAACCCAGACAAGAGGATAGTGAATTTCTCGATGCCTTGGGACAACTGGATACCGACACTACCCTGGCTGGCTTAGAAGCTCAGGAAACTAGGCTGCAAGCCGATCAAGTCAGTCAAGTGTTGCAAGTGGCGATCGATCAATTAGAGCCATCCGCACAAACGCTGCTGCATTTGTACTATGTGCAAGGCCTAACGCAACAACAGATTGCGCAACAGTTGGGGGTGCAACAGTACACCATCTGTCGCCAAATTAGCCGGATCAAACGATCGCTGCAACGTCGGCTGCTGGAATGGAGCCAAGAGACCTTGCATAATTCTGCCAACCTTGACGTACTTGAATCCGTGAGCACAGCTTTAGATGAATGGCTGTCTGTTCACTTGGCTAGTTCACTTGGCTAG
- a CDS encoding transglycosylase domain-containing protein translates to MSSNPVRSNQINPSTPSRQPGKGKSANSVMNYCVGVAQATAGTLLTLTMLTSSVVAGGLVGLALSFRNLPDVRLLRNYIPSETSYIYDANGTLLSSIHDEANREVVDLDEISPDLKRAVLAIEDSYFFSHHGINPSSVARAFLANLKEGETVEGGSTVTMQLVKNLFLSPERSVSRKLAEAVLALRLEQVFSKDQILEMYLNQVYWGHNNYGVETAARSYFNKPASDLTLAEAAMMAGLIQAPEEYSPFVNYQTAKQRQAIVLDRMQRLGWISAEDETIAKGQPILLGQITSFSGSQVPYVTDAVVQELTERFGQDAVLKGGMRVQTTIDLNMQRLAETVARDGLASVQYQGVYADQISLVAVDPRTHFVKAMVGGVDYEQSQYNRAIQALRQPGSAFKPFVYYTAFATGKYDANTTIMDTPVSYPDGDGYYTPQNYDGSFGGAMSIRQALAVSRNIPAIRLGQEVSINRVIEVCRTLGIKSPMEPVTSLPLGAVDLTPLEMAGAYATFANNGWHSDTTTIVQVLDSQGNVLLDNTPNPQLVLDPWAAATLNDVLQSVITSGTATAARIDRPAAGKTGTTSSERDIWFVGYVPQLSVAVWIGRDDYGPLGIGATGGTYVAPIWRNFMLQALQGVPVENFKPAANFVRP, encoded by the coding sequence GTGTCATCTAATCCTGTCAGATCAAACCAGATCAATCCGTCTACGCCGTCGCGGCAACCTGGAAAGGGCAAGTCTGCCAATTCGGTCATGAACTATTGTGTGGGTGTTGCTCAAGCAACAGCCGGCACGCTGTTGACCCTGACAATGTTGACCAGTTCTGTGGTGGCCGGGGGGCTGGTTGGGTTGGCGCTGAGTTTCCGTAATTTGCCGGATGTGCGCTTGCTGCGAAATTATATCCCGTCTGAAACCAGTTATATCTATGATGCCAACGGCACACTACTCTCGAGCATTCACGATGAGGCCAACCGTGAGGTCGTGGATCTCGATGAAATTTCGCCGGACTTAAAGCGAGCAGTGCTGGCGATCGAAGACAGTTACTTTTTCTCTCATCACGGCATTAATCCTTCCAGCGTGGCACGAGCATTTCTGGCTAATCTCAAAGAAGGTGAGACGGTGGAAGGGGGTTCGACCGTCACGATGCAGTTGGTCAAGAATTTGTTTCTCTCGCCCGAGCGATCGGTGAGTCGCAAGTTGGCAGAGGCGGTGTTGGCGTTGCGCCTAGAGCAGGTGTTCTCCAAAGATCAGATTTTGGAAATGTACCTGAATCAGGTGTACTGGGGACACAATAACTATGGCGTCGAAACAGCGGCGAGGAGCTATTTCAATAAACCCGCGTCCGATTTAACCCTGGCCGAAGCGGCGATGATGGCGGGTTTGATTCAAGCTCCAGAAGAATATAGCCCCTTTGTTAATTACCAAACGGCTAAGCAACGCCAAGCGATCGTGCTCGATCGAATGCAGCGGCTCGGTTGGATTTCGGCTGAAGATGAAACGATCGCCAAGGGACAACCAATTCTGTTAGGACAAATTACCTCCTTCAGCGGCAGCCAAGTTCCTTACGTTACCGATGCGGTGGTGCAAGAATTGACCGAGCGGTTTGGACAGGATGCGGTGTTGAAGGGCGGAATGCGGGTACAAACCACGATCGACCTCAACATGCAGCGCTTGGCCGAAACCGTAGCCCGTGACGGGTTGGCCTCGGTGCAGTATCAAGGGGTGTATGCCGATCAAATTTCCCTGGTTGCTGTCGATCCGCGCACCCACTTTGTCAAGGCGATGGTGGGCGGGGTGGATTATGAGCAAAGCCAATATAATCGCGCGATACAAGCCCTCCGACAGCCCGGATCAGCCTTTAAACCCTTTGTGTACTACACCGCTTTTGCTACGGGCAAGTATGACGCCAACACCACCATTATGGACACGCCAGTCAGTTATCCCGATGGCGATGGCTACTACACACCGCAAAACTATGACGGCAGCTTTGGTGGGGCTATGTCGATTCGGCAAGCTTTAGCCGTGTCGCGCAACATTCCAGCTATTCGCTTGGGACAAGAAGTCAGCATTAACCGAGTGATTGAAGTTTGCCGCACGCTGGGAATCAAGAGTCCGATGGAACCAGTCACCTCACTCCCGTTGGGAGCCGTCGATCTGACGCCCTTGGAAATGGCCGGAGCCTATGCCACCTTTGCCAACAATGGCTGGCATTCAGATACCACTACGATTGTGCAAGTGTTAGACTCCCAGGGCAATGTATTACTCGACAACACGCCCAATCCTCAACTGGTGCTTGATCCATGGGCAGCAGCCACCCTTAACGATGTGCTGCAATCGGTCATTACTAGTGGTACAGCCACCGCTGCCCGCATCGATCGTCCAGCGGCTGGCAAAACAGGAACGACCTCCTCGGAGCGCGATATTTGGTTTGTAGGATATGTGCCACAGCTTTCCGTTGCCGTATGGATTGGACGCGATGACTATGGCCCACTGGGCATTGGTGCGACGGGTGGAACTTACGTGGCTCCGATTTGGCGTAACTTTATGTTGCAAGCCCTACAAGGCGTTCCGGTGGAAAACTTTAAGCCAGCGGCGAATTTTGTGCGTCCATAG